The following coding sequences are from one Ramlibacter henchirensis window:
- a CDS encoding adenosine deaminase, whose protein sequence is MNKPAIPTQRLPELLRRMPKAELHIHIEGSLEPELIFEMARRNGVAIPYASVEELRRAYAFTNLQSFLDIYYAGASVLITERDFFDMAWAYLEKARGDNVVRAEIFFDPQTHTARGVEMETVINGLHRACEKAQTDLGVSASLILCFLRHLSEEEAFETLEQALPWRDKFIGVGLDSSEVGHPPEKFARVFARCRELGLHLVAHAGEEGPPAYVWTALDLLKVERVDHGVQSSKDPQLMRRLAQDRIPLTVCPLSNLKLCVFPKLQDHNLRQLLDAGLMATVNSDDPAYFGGYVNDNFLQTFEATGLSAQQAWQLANNSFEASFIPAQEKRKYREKLDEVFAEFGA, encoded by the coding sequence AAGCCCGCCATCCCCACGCAGAGGCTGCCCGAGCTGCTGCGCCGCATGCCCAAGGCCGAACTCCACATCCACATCGAAGGCTCGCTCGAGCCGGAGCTGATCTTCGAGATGGCGCGGCGCAACGGCGTCGCGATCCCCTACGCCAGCGTGGAGGAACTGCGCCGCGCCTACGCCTTCACCAACCTGCAAAGCTTCCTGGACATCTACTACGCCGGGGCCAGCGTGCTGATCACCGAGCGCGACTTCTTCGACATGGCGTGGGCCTACCTGGAAAAGGCGCGGGGCGACAACGTGGTGCGCGCGGAGATCTTCTTCGACCCCCAGACCCACACGGCGCGGGGCGTGGAGATGGAGACGGTGATCAACGGCCTGCACCGCGCCTGCGAAAAGGCGCAAACGGACCTCGGTGTCAGCGCTTCGCTGATCCTGTGCTTCCTGCGGCACCTGAGCGAGGAGGAAGCCTTCGAGACGCTGGAGCAGGCACTGCCTTGGCGCGACAAGTTCATCGGCGTCGGCCTGGATTCCAGCGAGGTCGGCCATCCGCCCGAGAAGTTCGCGCGCGTGTTCGCGCGTTGCCGCGAGCTGGGCCTGCACCTGGTGGCCCACGCCGGCGAAGAAGGCCCGCCGGCTTACGTGTGGACCGCGCTGGACCTGCTCAAGGTCGAGCGTGTCGACCACGGCGTGCAATCGAGCAAGGACCCGCAGCTGATGCGCCGCCTGGCGCAGGACCGCATCCCGCTGACCGTGTGCCCGCTGTCCAACCTGAAGCTGTGCGTGTTCCCGAAATTGCAGGACCACAACCTGCGGCAGCTGCTCGATGCGGGCTTGATGGCGACGGTGAACTCGGACGATCCGGCGTACTTCGGCGGCTACGTCAACGACAACTTCCTGCAGACGTTCGAGGCGACCGGGTTGTCGGCGCAGCAGGCATGGCAGCTGGCGAACAACAGCTTCGAGGCGAGCTTCATCCCGGCGCAGGAGAAACGGAAGTACCGGGAGAAGCTGGACGAGGTGTTCGCGGAGTTCGGCGCCTGA
- a CDS encoding M14 family metallopeptidase: MTLDDCFSHSYGEARRKFIDAAGGAGLLVESKRHPERGREGEDLAMDVAREGDPSASKVLILSSACHGVEGFCGSGVQVAALQDREWREHARRKGVAVLYIHALNPYGFSHIRRTTQENVDLNRNFHDFSKPLPQNAGYRELHDLLFPREWPPSKENDEALAAWVAKNGQMAYQAAISSGQHEYPRGMYYGGDSPTWSNRTLREVLRTHGRRAGRIAWIDFHTGLGPSGLGERIFAGPDDPVQVARARSWWDGGGKTPVTSIYDGSSTSAKLTGMMWASAIEECPQAQYTGIALEYGTQPLLQVLHALRAEHWLEQHPEAPPQLAAQIKQQMLDAFYTDTPEWKRRIVEQAREAMVQAVDGLAG, encoded by the coding sequence ATGACGCTGGACGACTGCTTCTCGCACAGCTACGGCGAGGCGCGCCGCAAGTTCATCGATGCGGCCGGTGGCGCCGGGCTGCTGGTGGAATCCAAGCGGCATCCGGAGCGCGGGCGCGAAGGCGAGGATCTGGCCATGGACGTGGCGCGCGAAGGCGACCCGAGCGCGTCGAAGGTCCTGATCCTGTCCAGCGCCTGCCATGGCGTGGAGGGCTTCTGCGGCAGCGGCGTGCAGGTGGCCGCGCTGCAGGACCGGGAGTGGCGCGAGCACGCCCGCCGCAAGGGCGTCGCCGTTCTGTACATCCACGCGCTCAATCCGTACGGCTTCTCGCACATCCGCCGCACGACGCAGGAGAACGTGGACCTCAACCGCAACTTCCACGACTTCAGCAAGCCGCTGCCGCAGAACGCCGGCTACCGCGAGTTGCACGACCTGCTGTTCCCCAGGGAGTGGCCGCCTTCGAAAGAGAACGACGAGGCGCTCGCGGCCTGGGTGGCGAAGAACGGCCAGATGGCCTACCAGGCGGCCATCAGCAGCGGCCAGCACGAGTACCCGCGCGGCATGTACTACGGCGGCGACAGCCCGACCTGGAGCAACCGCACGCTGCGCGAAGTGCTGCGCACGCACGGCCGCCGCGCCGGCCGCATCGCGTGGATCGATTTCCACACCGGCCTGGGCCCGAGCGGCCTGGGTGAGCGCATCTTCGCGGGACCGGACGACCCGGTGCAGGTGGCGCGTGCCCGCAGCTGGTGGGACGGCGGCGGCAAGACGCCGGTGACCTCGATCTACGACGGCTCTTCCACTTCGGCCAAGCTCACCGGGATGATGTGGGCCAGCGCCATCGAGGAATGCCCGCAGGCGCAGTACACCGGCATCGCGCTGGAGTACGGCACCCAGCCGCTGCTGCAAGTGCTGCATGCGCTGCGCGCCGAGCACTGGCTGGAGCAGCATCCCGAAGCGCCGCCGCAGCTCGCGGCGCAGATCAAGCAGCAGATGCTGGACGCCTTCTACACGGACACGCCGGAGTGGAAGCGCAGGATCGTGGAGCAGGCGCGCGAGGCGATGGTTCAGGCGGTGGATGGGTTGGCGGGCTGA
- a CDS encoding M20 aminoacylase family protein has protein sequence MNVLDSIVTQAAAITAVRRDLHAHPELSFQEVRTADVVAAKLTEWGIPIHRGMGTTGVVGIVKNGTSDRAIGLRADMDALPMQEFNTFPHASRHAGRMHACGHDGHTAMLLAAAQHFAKNRNFDGTVYLIFQPAEEGGGGAREMMKDGLFDKFPMEAVFGMHNWPGNEFGKFAVSPGPVMASTNEFRITIRGKGGHAALPHNGIDPVPIACQMVQAFQTIISRNKKPIDAGVISVTMIHAGEATNVVPDSCELQGTVRTFTLEVLDLIEQRMKQIAEHTCAAHDAQCEFEFVRNYPPTINSAAEAEFCRKVMASIVGDPNVLVQEPTMGGEDFAYMLQAKPGAYCFIANGDGAHREMGHGGGPCMLHNPSYDFNDDLIPLGATYWVRLAEAWFAQGRA, from the coding sequence ATGAACGTCCTCGATTCCATCGTCACGCAGGCGGCTGCCATCACGGCCGTGCGGCGCGACCTGCACGCCCATCCCGAACTCAGCTTCCAGGAAGTGCGCACCGCCGACGTGGTGGCGGCCAAGCTCACGGAATGGGGCATCCCGATCCACCGCGGCATGGGGACCACCGGCGTCGTGGGCATCGTGAAGAACGGCACCAGCGACCGCGCGATCGGCCTGCGCGCCGACATGGACGCGCTGCCGATGCAGGAGTTCAACACCTTCCCGCACGCGAGCAGGCACGCCGGCCGCATGCACGCGTGCGGCCATGACGGCCACACGGCCATGCTGCTGGCGGCGGCGCAGCACTTCGCGAAGAACCGCAATTTCGACGGCACCGTCTACCTGATCTTCCAGCCCGCCGAGGAAGGCGGCGGCGGCGCGCGCGAGATGATGAAGGACGGCCTGTTCGACAAGTTCCCGATGGAGGCCGTGTTCGGCATGCACAACTGGCCGGGCAACGAGTTCGGCAAATTCGCCGTCAGTCCCGGCCCGGTGATGGCGTCGACCAACGAATTCAGGATCACCATCCGCGGCAAGGGCGGCCATGCCGCGCTGCCGCACAACGGCATCGACCCGGTGCCGATCGCCTGCCAGATGGTGCAGGCCTTCCAGACCATCATCAGCCGCAACAAGAAGCCGATCGACGCCGGCGTGATCTCGGTCACCATGATCCACGCGGGCGAAGCCACCAACGTGGTGCCCGACAGCTGCGAGTTGCAGGGCACGGTTCGCACCTTCACGCTGGAGGTGCTGGACCTGATCGAGCAGCGCATGAAGCAGATCGCCGAGCACACCTGCGCGGCCCACGACGCGCAGTGCGAATTCGAGTTCGTGCGCAACTACCCGCCCACCATCAACTCCGCGGCCGAGGCGGAGTTCTGCCGCAAGGTGATGGCCTCCATCGTCGGTGACCCCAACGTGCTGGTGCAGGAGCCCACCATGGGCGGCGAGGACTTCGCGTACATGCTGCAGGCCAAGCCCGGCGCGTACTGCTTCATCGCCAACGGCGACGGCGCCCACCGCGAGATGGGCCACGGCGGCGGGCCCTGCATGCTGCACAACCCGAGCTACGACTTCAACGACGACCTGATCCCGCTGGGCGCCACCTACTGGGTGCGCCTCGCCGAGGCGTGGTTCGCCCAGGGGCGGGCATGA
- the argE gene encoding acetylornithine deacetylase, producing the protein MSAASATPSARALELARAFVRLNTVSANSNLELIHFIRDELAKLGVTSRLTFNAERTKANLFATLGEGKPAGVILSGHTDTVPWDGQEWSADPLSGEVREGRLFGRGSADMKSFIALAVANAETFLASKAPFAIHFAFSYDEEVGCFGVRELIADLRDADIKPLACIIGEPTSMVPAIAHKGVYRYKCCVRGKEAHSSLTPQSVNAIEMAARVIGKLRDMAEGFERGPRYDGFDVPFSTASVGQFHGGIADNVVPRDAEFRYEFRDLPTADAAAMQQQVVAHARALEPAMKKVSADSGFRFETICEIPSFLGSEQDPVTRLAKRLAGEQRTTLVAFGTEAGLFKRAGIPTVVCGPGSIVQAHQPDEYVSLEQLARCEAFMRGLAAAREIG; encoded by the coding sequence ATGTCCGCCGCTTCCGCCACGCCTTCGGCCCGCGCGCTCGAGCTCGCCCGGGCCTTCGTCCGACTGAACACCGTCAGCGCCAACAGCAACCTCGAACTCATCCATTTCATCCGCGACGAACTCGCCAAACTGGGGGTGACCTCGCGCCTGACGTTCAACGCGGAGCGCACCAAGGCCAACCTGTTCGCGACGCTGGGCGAAGGCAAGCCCGCGGGCGTGATCCTCTCGGGCCACACCGACACCGTGCCCTGGGATGGTCAGGAGTGGTCGGCCGACCCGCTGTCGGGGGAGGTGCGCGAGGGCCGCTTGTTCGGGCGCGGCTCGGCCGACATGAAGAGCTTCATCGCGCTGGCGGTGGCCAACGCCGAGACCTTCCTGGCCAGCAAGGCGCCGTTCGCGATCCACTTCGCCTTCAGCTACGACGAGGAGGTGGGCTGCTTCGGCGTGCGCGAGCTCATCGCCGACCTTCGCGACGCGGACATCAAGCCGCTGGCCTGCATCATCGGCGAGCCCACCTCGATGGTGCCCGCCATCGCGCACAAGGGCGTGTACCGCTACAAGTGCTGCGTGCGCGGCAAGGAGGCGCATTCCTCGCTCACGCCGCAATCGGTCAACGCCATCGAGATGGCCGCGCGCGTGATCGGAAAGCTGCGCGACATGGCCGAAGGCTTCGAGCGTGGGCCGCGCTACGACGGTTTCGACGTGCCCTTCTCCACGGCCAGCGTGGGCCAGTTCCACGGCGGCATCGCCGACAACGTGGTGCCGCGCGACGCGGAGTTCCGCTACGAGTTCCGCGACCTGCCCACGGCCGACGCCGCGGCCATGCAGCAGCAGGTGGTGGCGCATGCGCGCGCGCTGGAGCCGGCGATGAAGAAGGTTTCCGCCGACTCGGGCTTCCGCTTCGAGACGATCTGCGAGATCCCCAGCTTCCTCGGGTCCGAGCAGGACCCGGTCACGCGGCTGGCGAAACGCCTGGCGGGCGAGCAGCGCACGACGCTGGTGGCCTTCGGCACGGAAGCGGGCCTGTTCAAGCGGGCCGGCATCCCGACGGTGGTGTGCGGCCCCGGCAGCATCGTGCAGGCGCACCAGCCCGACGAGTACGTCAGCCTGGAGCAGCTGGCGCGCTGCGAGGCTTTCATGCGCGGCCTGGCGGCCGCTCGCGAGATCGGCTGA
- a CDS encoding ABC transporter substrate-binding protein: MHNFRHWVQAAIVAVLIAAGGGAGAQQDGISKSSIVVGQSVALTGPGSALAAPFAQGAKLYFDRVNAAGGINGRKVELVTLDDRGSPALTAENTKKLLGQGVFSLFGYYGSPQVAAAYPLIKDSDLLLFAPMAAADELRGALYPNVYSIRPGYSEEAAAITRHAETLGARKLAILHGSDGESLAALDSAVRTMGGMGANLVAKNALSSGSVATSVDKTLAGKPESVLVVADAAAAAGAVRDLRAKGFRGPIYGFSSTGESLLAEELGAAGAGVVVVRVVPKSDSAKVAVVRDLLADAAAAKTGKPNVYMLEGYIAAGVYTEALRRMARDPSRARLRKAVDGLDDLSVGGFRVHFVNERVGSKLVELSLIDSQGRVRE; this comes from the coding sequence ATGCACAACTTCCGCCACTGGGTGCAAGCCGCCATCGTAGCCGTCCTCATCGCCGCGGGTGGCGGCGCGGGCGCCCAGCAGGACGGCATCAGCAAGTCCAGCATCGTCGTCGGCCAGTCGGTGGCGCTCACCGGACCCGGCTCGGCGCTCGCGGCGCCGTTCGCCCAGGGCGCAAAGCTGTACTTCGACCGCGTCAACGCCGCCGGCGGGATCAACGGCCGCAAGGTCGAACTGGTGACGCTGGACGACCGCGGCAGCCCCGCCCTGACCGCGGAGAACACGAAGAAGCTGCTGGGCCAGGGCGTGTTCTCGCTGTTCGGCTACTACGGCTCGCCGCAGGTGGCCGCGGCGTACCCGCTGATCAAGGACAGCGACCTGCTGCTGTTCGCGCCGATGGCGGCTGCCGACGAACTGCGCGGCGCGCTCTATCCCAACGTGTACTCGATCCGGCCCGGCTACTCCGAAGAGGCCGCGGCCATCACCCGGCATGCCGAGACGCTGGGCGCGCGCAAGCTGGCCATCCTGCACGGCAGCGACGGCGAATCGTTAGCGGCGCTCGATTCGGCCGTGCGCACCATGGGCGGCATGGGCGCGAACCTGGTCGCGAAGAACGCTCTGAGCAGCGGCAGCGTGGCCACGAGCGTGGACAAGACCCTGGCCGGCAAGCCGGAATCGGTGCTGGTCGTCGCCGATGCCGCGGCCGCGGCCGGTGCCGTGCGCGACCTGCGCGCCAAGGGCTTCCGCGGGCCGATCTACGGCTTCTCCAGCACGGGTGAGAGCCTGCTGGCCGAAGAGCTCGGAGCGGCGGGCGCCGGCGTGGTGGTCGTGCGCGTGGTCCCCAAGAGTGACAGCGCCAAGGTCGCCGTGGTCCGCGACCTGCTGGCCGACGCCGCGGCGGCCAAGACGGGAAAGCCGAACGTCTACATGCTCGAGGGCTACATCGCGGCGGGCGTGTACACCGAGGCCCTGCGCCGCATGGCGCGCGATCCCTCGCGTGCGCGGCTGCGCAAGGCGGTGGACGGCCTCGACGACCTGAGCGTCGGCGGCTTTCGCGTGCACTTCGTCAACGAGAGGGTGGGTTCCAAGCTCGTCGAGCTCAGCCTGATCGACTCGCAGGGCCGGGTGCGCGAGTAG
- a CDS encoding molybdopterin-containing oxidoreductase family protein, whose translation MTSSIGIPPSVGEPQHVRGACPHDCPDTCALVTTVVDGVAVKVQGNPGHLPTDGVLCAKVSRYTERTYHPDRLLRPMRRIGPKGSGRFEPVGWDEALDDIARRLKAIAARDPQAILPYSYAGTMGLVQGEGMAARFFHRLGASLLDRTICSTAGGAGLTHTLGGKVGMKVEFFAEARLIVIWGSNSITSNLHFWRLAQEAKRRGAKLVCIDPRRTETAEKCHEHLAILPGTDAALALALMHELIRNDWLDHDYIERHTLGWEALRERALRWTPERAAAVCGIPAQQIRDLARDYGTTKPAAIRLNYGMQRVRGGGNAARAVACLPALTGAWRHRAGGVLLSSSGWSPADRAALQRIDLLAGRSPRVINMVTIGDDLLRSASPAFGPRIEALVVYNSNPVAVAPESARVVQGFAREDLFTVVLEQFQTDTADYADYVLPATTQLEHWDLHTAYGHTDVLLNRPAIAPLGEAKPNTQVFRELAARMGFDDPCFADSDEQMCRQGCGSRIDFDELLDKGFATLPVPDAPFAEGRFPTASGRCEFFSATLARQGLDGLPDHLPNYEPAGASERFPLAMISPPARNFLNSTFVNLRSLRDIEREPVLEIHPADAQPRGIADGAVVRVFNERGEYHCKAEISERARPGVVNGLGIWWRKFGLAGTNVNQLTSQRLTDLGGGPVFYDCLVDVQPA comes from the coding sequence TTGACATCCTCAATCGGCATTCCCCCTAGCGTCGGCGAGCCGCAGCATGTGCGCGGCGCCTGCCCGCACGACTGCCCCGACACCTGCGCGCTCGTGACCACCGTCGTCGACGGCGTGGCGGTGAAGGTGCAGGGCAATCCCGGGCACCTCCCCACCGACGGCGTGCTGTGCGCCAAGGTCTCGCGCTACACCGAGCGCACCTACCACCCCGACCGGCTGCTGCGACCCATGCGTCGCATCGGCCCCAAGGGTTCCGGCCGGTTCGAGCCGGTGGGCTGGGACGAAGCGCTGGATGACATCGCGCGGCGCCTGAAGGCCATCGCCGCACGCGACCCGCAGGCCATCCTGCCCTACAGCTACGCCGGCACGATGGGACTGGTGCAGGGCGAGGGCATGGCGGCGCGCTTCTTCCATCGGCTGGGTGCCTCGCTGCTCGATCGCACCATCTGTTCCACCGCCGGCGGCGCGGGGCTCACGCACACGCTGGGCGGCAAGGTGGGCATGAAGGTGGAGTTCTTCGCCGAAGCGCGGCTGATCGTGATCTGGGGCAGCAACTCGATCACCAGCAACCTGCATTTCTGGCGGCTGGCGCAGGAAGCCAAGCGCCGCGGCGCGAAGCTGGTGTGCATCGATCCGCGCCGCACCGAGACGGCGGAGAAGTGCCACGAGCACCTGGCGATCCTGCCCGGCACCGATGCGGCCCTGGCGCTCGCGCTGATGCACGAGCTCATCCGAAACGACTGGCTGGACCACGACTACATCGAGCGGCACACGCTCGGCTGGGAGGCGTTGCGCGAGCGCGCCCTGCGCTGGACGCCCGAGCGCGCCGCGGCGGTGTGCGGCATCCCGGCGCAGCAGATCCGCGACCTGGCGCGCGACTACGGCACGACGAAGCCGGCCGCGATCCGCCTGAACTACGGCATGCAGCGCGTGCGCGGCGGCGGCAACGCGGCCCGCGCGGTCGCCTGCCTGCCCGCGCTCACCGGTGCGTGGCGTCACCGGGCGGGCGGGGTGCTGCTTTCCAGCTCCGGCTGGTCGCCCGCCGACAGGGCGGCCCTGCAGCGGATCGACCTGCTGGCCGGCCGCTCGCCGCGGGTGATCAACATGGTCACGATCGGCGACGACCTGCTGCGGTCCGCATCCCCCGCTTTCGGCCCGCGCATCGAAGCCCTCGTGGTCTACAACAGCAACCCGGTGGCAGTGGCGCCGGAGTCGGCTCGCGTGGTGCAGGGCTTCGCGCGCGAGGACCTGTTCACCGTGGTGCTGGAGCAGTTCCAGACCGACACCGCCGACTACGCCGACTACGTCCTGCCGGCCACCACGCAGCTGGAGCATTGGGATCTTCATACCGCGTACGGCCACACCGACGTGCTGCTGAACCGGCCGGCCATCGCGCCGCTGGGCGAAGCCAAGCCGAACACGCAGGTGTTCCGCGAACTCGCCGCGCGCATGGGTTTCGACGACCCGTGCTTCGCGGACAGCGACGAGCAGATGTGCCGGCAGGGCTGCGGCAGCCGCATCGACTTCGACGAACTGCTGGACAAGGGCTTCGCCACGCTGCCGGTGCCCGATGCGCCGTTCGCGGAAGGGCGCTTTCCCACTGCGTCGGGCCGCTGCGAGTTCTTCAGCGCCACGCTCGCACGACAAGGGCTGGATGGCCTGCCGGACCACCTGCCGAACTACGAGCCCGCCGGCGCATCGGAACGCTTCCCGCTCGCGATGATCTCGCCGCCCGCGCGCAACTTCCTCAACTCCACCTTCGTCAACCTGCGCAGCCTGCGGGACATCGAGCGCGAGCCGGTGCTCGAGATCCATCCCGCCGATGCGCAGCCGCGCGGCATCGCGGACGGCGCCGTGGTGCGCGTGTTCAACGAGCGCGGCGAGTACCACTGCAAGGCGGAGATCAGCGAGCGCGCACGGCCCGGCGTCGTCAACGGCCTGGGCATCTGGTGGCGCAAGTTCGGCCTGGCCGGCACCAACGTCAACCAGCTCACCAGCCAGCGGCTCACCGACCTGGGCGGCGGGCCGGTGTTCTACGACTGCCTGGTGGACGTGCAGCCGGCGTGA
- a CDS encoding aminopeptidase — protein sequence MGYYWQSATGHLRVLQAARPVQDWLGDEHAPQRLKERLALSQRIRAFASGELHLPDNPSYRRYADLQRNAVVWNVVAAPELSLKLKQWCFPVTGCVGYRGYFDEAEARAEAERQRQQGYEATSYPVPAYSTLGWMNWAGGDPLLNTFIHYPEGELARLIFHELAHQVVYAKDDTMFNESFATAVERLGVERWLQTQATPQARADYERYNARRNQFRALTRATRAKLDAIYERNNGLTDDERRERKAQVLAGFRAEYARIRDGWNLDPTRLRTTDEWVANANNASFGAQAAYDELVPGFEGLFESLGRDWTRFYDEARRLATLTRAQRHEYLKSKESPRA from the coding sequence ATGGGCTATTACTGGCAGTCGGCCACCGGGCACCTTCGCGTGCTGCAGGCGGCGCGGCCGGTGCAGGACTGGCTGGGCGACGAGCACGCGCCGCAGCGGCTGAAGGAGCGCCTCGCGCTCAGCCAGCGCATCCGCGCCTTCGCCTCGGGCGAGCTGCACCTGCCCGACAACCCCAGCTACCGGCGCTATGCCGACCTGCAGCGCAACGCGGTCGTGTGGAACGTGGTGGCGGCACCGGAGCTGTCGCTCAAGCTCAAGCAGTGGTGCTTTCCCGTCACGGGATGCGTGGGCTACCGCGGCTACTTCGACGAAGCGGAGGCGCGCGCCGAGGCCGAGCGCCAGCGGCAGCAGGGGTATGAGGCCACCAGCTACCCGGTGCCCGCGTATTCCACGCTCGGCTGGATGAACTGGGCCGGGGGCGATCCGCTGCTGAACACCTTCATCCACTACCCCGAAGGCGAACTGGCGCGGCTGATCTTCCATGAGCTGGCGCACCAGGTGGTCTACGCCAAGGACGACACCATGTTCAACGAGTCGTTCGCGACGGCCGTGGAGCGCCTGGGCGTGGAGCGCTGGCTGCAGACGCAGGCGACCCCGCAGGCCCGCGCCGATTACGAGCGCTACAACGCGCGCCGCAACCAGTTCCGCGCGCTCACGCGCGCCACGCGCGCGAAGCTGGACGCGATCTACGAGCGCAACAACGGGCTGACCGACGACGAGCGGCGCGAGCGCAAGGCGCAGGTGCTGGCCGGTTTCCGCGCCGAGTACGCGCGCATCCGCGACGGCTGGAACCTGGACCCCACGCGGCTTCGCACCACCGACGAATGGGTCGCCAACGCGAACAACGCATCGTTCGGGGCGCAGGCCGCGTACGACGAGCTGGTGCCCGGCTTCGAAGGCCTGTTCGAGTCGCTCGGACGCGACTGGACCCGGTTCTACGACGAAGCCAGGCGGCTGGCCACGCTGACCCGGGCGCAGCGCCACGAATACCTCAAGAGCAAGGAGAGCCCCCGTGCCTGA
- a CDS encoding polyhydroxyalkanoic acid system family protein translates to MPDIHIEREHSLGLARARELAFKWAEAAEGRLDMQCTYEEGKSSDLVSFTRSGANGELRVTKDRFELHARLGFLLGAFRHRIETEITRNLDELLRQDDPVRAFEEGLAKVAAKKAKPAPKTRKA, encoded by the coding sequence GTGCCTGACATCCACATCGAACGCGAGCACAGCCTGGGCCTGGCACGCGCACGCGAACTCGCGTTCAAGTGGGCCGAAGCCGCCGAGGGGCGGCTGGACATGCAGTGCACCTACGAGGAGGGCAAGAGCTCCGACCTGGTCAGCTTCACCCGTTCCGGCGCCAACGGCGAACTGCGCGTGACGAAGGACCGGTTCGAGCTGCATGCGCGCCTGGGTTTCCTGCTGGGTGCGTTCAGGCACCGCATCGAGACCGAGATCACGCGCAACCTCGACGAGTTGCTGCGCCAGGACGACCCCGTGCGGGCCTTCGAGGAAGGCCTGGCCAAGGTCGCGGCGAAGAAGGCCAAGCCCGCGCCGAAGACCCGGAAGGCGTAG
- a CDS encoding acyl-CoA-binding protein — MTDLKAQFDAAVANSKNLTARPDNATLLKIYGLYKQATIGDNTEKKPGFGDMVGRAKWDAWNANKGTSSEEAMRRYVDLIESLR, encoded by the coding sequence ATGACCGACCTGAAAGCGCAGTTCGACGCCGCCGTCGCCAATTCGAAGAATCTCACCGCGCGTCCGGACAACGCGACGCTGCTGAAGATCTACGGCCTCTACAAGCAGGCCACGATCGGCGACAACACGGAGAAGAAGCCCGGTTTCGGCGACATGGTCGGCCGCGCCAAGTGGGACGCCTGGAACGCGAACAAGGGCACTTCGAGCGAAGAGGCGATGCGCAGATACGTGGACCTGATCGAGTCCCTGCGCTGA
- a CDS encoding hemerythrin domain-containing protein produces the protein MDIFQALLQSHERQRSICQRLLSGIGDHGERKQAFDELKAEMAAHETAEERAFYVPLIEHDETVDEARHAIAEHHEMDEMVEDLDKFKEGSAEWLESMGKLVHKVQHHLKEEEQKFFPEAKKVLQPQQQQELGALYMQEHGRLHEKETQEQ, from the coding sequence ATGGACATCTTCCAAGCACTACTTCAAAGCCATGAGCGCCAGCGCTCGATCTGCCAGCGCCTGCTGTCGGGCATCGGCGACCACGGCGAGCGCAAGCAGGCGTTCGATGAACTCAAGGCCGAGATGGCCGCCCACGAAACCGCCGAGGAGCGCGCGTTCTACGTGCCGCTGATCGAGCACGACGAAACGGTGGACGAGGCCCGCCACGCGATCGCCGAGCACCACGAGATGGACGAGATGGTCGAGGACCTCGACAAGTTCAAGGAAGGTTCGGCCGAGTGGCTGGAATCCATGGGCAAGCTCGTGCACAAGGTGCAGCACCACCTGAAGGAGGAGGAGCAGAAGTTCTTCCCCGAGGCGAAGAAGGTGCTGCAGCCCCAGCAGCAGCAGGAGCTGGGCGCGCTCTACATGCAGGAGCATGGGCGCCTGCACGAGAAGGAAACCCAGGAGCAGTGA
- a CDS encoding TetR/AcrR family transcriptional regulator: protein MARKAPRRTAERILETTLDLFNRFGEPNVSTTLISAELGISPGNLYYHYPAKDELVNSLFDRYERALTELLNAADGVRDVEDAWFFMHTLFERIWDYRFLYRDLNDLLSRNRRLETHFQQVLENKVRAIRAMLDGMNRAGSVRIDPLEAAPTADSMVVVLTYWLSFEYVRDPRRALEPESAQAALLRGAHHVLHLLVPYLEHGQRMHLLGLAGAYTDAGRPQKQN, encoded by the coding sequence ATGGCCAGGAAAGCCCCGCGCCGCACCGCCGAACGCATCCTCGAAACCACGCTGGACCTGTTCAATCGCTTCGGCGAGCCGAACGTGTCCACCACCCTGATCTCGGCCGAACTGGGCATCAGCCCCGGCAACCTGTACTACCACTACCCGGCCAAGGACGAGCTCGTCAACTCGCTGTTCGACCGCTACGAGCGCGCGTTGACGGAGCTGCTCAACGCGGCCGACGGCGTGCGCGACGTGGAGGACGCCTGGTTCTTCATGCACACGCTGTTCGAGCGGATCTGGGACTACCGCTTCCTCTACCGCGACCTCAACGACCTGCTCTCCCGGAACCGCCGGCTGGAGACGCACTTCCAGCAGGTGCTGGAGAATAAGGTGCGCGCCATCCGCGCGATGCTGGACGGCATGAACCGCGCGGGATCCGTGCGCATCGATCCGCTCGAGGCCGCGCCCACGGCCGACAGCATGGTGGTGGTGCTCACGTACTGGCTGAGCTTCGAATACGTGCGCGATCCGCGCCGCGCGCTCGAGCCCGAGAGTGCGCAAGCCGCGCTGCTGCGGGGCGCCCACCACGTTCTCCATCTGCTGGTACCCTATCTCGAACATGGCCAGCGCATGCACCTGCTGGGCCTGGCGGGCGCCTACACCGACGCCGGGCGGCCGCAGAAGCAGAACTAG